In one Flavobacteriales bacterium genomic region, the following are encoded:
- a CDS encoding ABC transporter ATP-binding protein → MGEERITCSGIGKRYGRLWALRNVDLSFQAGEVVMLIGPNASGKTTLIKCLLGLVHPTEGRLTVEGTVIDARGRSPHPAYRSSIGYMPQISQFPPSLTIEQLFAMMADVRGLAPERLDDRLIAELGLDAQLDKRLSALSGGTRQKVSAVLAFRARPSILVMDEPTAGLDPVSAARVLKEAGALRDRGGTVLITSHLMEEVEALADRVAYLEDGRLRFLLPVQAILQRTGAQRLSQGLPRLLEEMNTGRLAQVNP, encoded by the coding sequence ATGGGTGAAGAGCGCATCACCTGCTCCGGCATCGGCAAGCGCTATGGCCGCCTTTGGGCCCTGCGCAACGTGGACCTCTCCTTCCAGGCCGGCGAGGTGGTCATGCTCATCGGCCCCAACGCCAGCGGCAAGACCACGCTGATCAAATGCCTGCTCGGCCTGGTGCACCCCACCGAGGGGCGGCTCACCGTGGAAGGCACCGTGATCGACGCGCGAGGCCGTTCGCCGCATCCGGCGTACAGGAGCAGCATCGGGTACATGCCGCAGATCTCGCAGTTCCCGCCTTCCCTCACCATTGAGCAGCTGTTCGCGATGATGGCCGATGTTCGCGGATTGGCCCCGGAGCGGCTGGACGACCGGCTCATCGCCGAGTTGGGGCTCGATGCGCAGCTGGACAAGCGGCTTTCCGCCCTGAGCGGCGGAACACGCCAGAAGGTGAGCGCCGTGCTGGCCTTCCGGGCCCGCCCATCCATCCTGGTGATGGATGAGCCGACCGCCGGCCTCGACCCTGTGAGCGCGGCCAGGGTGCTGAAGGAAGCCGGTGCGCTCCGCGATCGCGGAGGCACCGTGCTCATCACTTCGCACCTCATGGAGGAGGTGGAGGCCCTGGCCGACCGGGTGGCCTATCTCGAGGATGGGCGCCTGCGCTTCCTGCTCCCTGTGCAGGCCATCCTGCAACGCACGGGAGCGCAACGGCTGTCGCAGGGCCTGCCTAGGCTGCTGGAAGAAATGAACACCGGGCGGCTCGCCCAAGTGAATCCCTGA
- a CDS encoding ABC transporter permease produces the protein MGKVYKYTLIDLARNRFVMGYALLLLALSQGLFVLEDDPMKAMLSLVQVVLVLVPLIALIFTVVYLYDIQEFTQLLAVQPIGRKAILAGQLMALATALLLAQGFGLGLPLLVNAPGPSAVVLSLAGSALVLVFAALGALIALRQREKARGVGLALVLWLGFVLVYDAVLMWLMFVTSEYPIEPFVVPLAALNPVDLARIMVMLEIDLAAMMGYSGAVYKSFFGSAAGMAMAAAILSLWVVLPAWGGFRVFGKKDL, from the coding sequence ATGGGCAAGGTCTACAAGTACACATTGATCGACCTGGCGCGGAACCGGTTCGTAATGGGCTATGCACTGCTGCTGCTCGCCCTTTCACAGGGGCTCTTCGTCCTGGAGGACGATCCCATGAAGGCCATGCTGAGCCTGGTGCAGGTGGTGCTCGTGCTCGTTCCGCTCATCGCCCTGATCTTCACGGTGGTCTACCTCTACGACATCCAGGAGTTCACGCAGCTGCTCGCGGTGCAGCCCATCGGCCGCAAGGCCATCCTGGCCGGCCAGCTGATGGCCTTGGCCACGGCATTGCTGCTGGCGCAGGGCTTCGGACTGGGGCTCCCCTTGCTGGTGAATGCGCCCGGGCCGTCGGCCGTGGTCCTTTCGCTGGCGGGCTCGGCGCTTGTGCTCGTCTTCGCCGCGCTGGGAGCGCTCATCGCCCTCAGGCAGCGCGAGAAGGCCCGGGGGGTGGGCCTGGCGCTTGTCCTCTGGCTCGGATTCGTGCTGGTCTACGATGCGGTGCTGATGTGGCTGATGTTCGTCACCAGCGAATACCCCATCGAGCCCTTCGTCGTTCCGCTCGCAGCGCTCAATCCCGTCGATCTGGCGCGCATCATGGTGATGCTGGAGATCGACCTGGCGGCGATGATGGGCTACAGCGGCGCCGTGTACAAGAGCTTCTTCGGCAGCGCCGCAGGCATGGCCATGGCTGCGGCCATCCTGTCCCTATGGGTGGTCCTCCCCGCATGGGGCGGTTTCCGCGTATTCGGGAAGAAGGACCTCTAG
- a CDS encoding fasciclin domain-containing protein, which yields MKPKTYRIPLHLMGLLLFAACGAPAEEAAAPVESGAPAAGQSAVVDETSKPTVVGVAVKSPDHKTLVAAVQHVKYEDVLSNAGPFTVYAPTDAAFNALPAGTLDELLKPENKEKLQDILEYHVALGVFSPERMTNGRKLNMANLKDTKFSVAEDGSVMINDAKVLGTAEAANGLVVVIDKVLLPPQ from the coding sequence ATGAAACCGAAGACCTACCGAATTCCCTTGCACCTGATGGGGTTGCTCCTGTTCGCCGCGTGCGGAGCTCCCGCCGAGGAGGCCGCTGCGCCTGTTGAGTCCGGAGCCCCAGCTGCGGGCCAGAGCGCTGTCGTAGACGAGACCAGCAAGCCTACTGTTGTCGGGGTGGCGGTTAAGTCACCCGACCATAAGACGCTGGTGGCGGCGGTGCAGCATGTCAAGTACGAGGATGTGCTCTCCAATGCAGGGCCTTTCACCGTGTATGCGCCTACGGATGCTGCCTTCAATGCGCTGCCTGCCGGTACGCTGGATGAGCTGCTGAAGCCCGAGAACAAGGAGAAGCTGCAGGACATCCTGGAGTATCATGTTGCCTTGGGTGTGTTCTCCCCCGAGAGGATGACCAACGGCCGCAAGCTGAACATGGCCAACCTCAAGGACACGAAGTTCTCCGTGGCGGAGGATGGCAGCGTGATGATCAACGACGCCAAGGTGCTGGGCACCGCGGAAGCGGCCAATGGGCTTGTCGTTGTCATCGACAAGGTGCTCCTGCCACCGCAGTGA
- a CDS encoding adenosylcobalamin-dependent ribonucleoside-diphosphate reductase, whose protein sequence is MQTITAPQRLAMTEQPIAPLSKEEVQERALAYFQGDDLAASTWANKYALRDPEGRFLEATPADMHRRMAREFARIEAAYGAVPAAKRGLLSAYGQRRHRLDEDRIFRLFDGFGDVVPQGSVMASLGDPYRLASLSNCVVVPSPLDSYGGIFRNDQQLAQLFKRRCGVGFDLSTLRPEGAVVSNAARTSTGAVSFMERFSNTTREVAQKGRRGALMLTMDIAHPDVERFITIKQDLSKVTGANISVRVSDEFLRAVEADGEFALRWPIDAAVPSVTRTVKARDLWATLIQCAHRTAEPGIILWDRQHRYSTSSVYPGFRNESTNPCSEIAMQGGDSCRLMAINLYSFVNDPFTVRAWFDHERFAAVAYEAQRLMDDLVDLELEAVDRILAKVESDPEPDDVKRVERETWQLLRETGRKGRRTGLGFTGLADALAALNLKYDSDAAIEAAEDIMRTKCRAEFDSSIDMAIERGAFEGFDPAIERTSEFVGMLERELPEVHDRMMRHGRRNISLSTVAPTGTLSLLTRTSSGIEPVYMLGYTRRRKVVPGDPKAKVSFTDALGDQWEEFTVHHPRLLDWMKATGRTDGKESPYAGATANDIDWHRRVRMQAVVQKYTTHSISSTINLPSTATVEEVGGIYLEAWHQGLKGITVYRDGSRSGVLVSTDEKKDEAHQPVKRPERLEADVLRFHNETEPWIAVVGLLDGKPYEIFTGKANGGFELPKWVSRGWVVKRRDPKRDKSIYDLEYADADDYRVTVQGLSRTFNPEFWNYAILISGMLRQGMPLPQVVDVVANLHLYDATLNTWKNGVVRALQRYIPDGTQAKGRTCPDCGDTEGLYYEEGCLKCRSCGSTKCG, encoded by the coding sequence ATGCAGACCATCACCGCCCCGCAGCGCCTAGCCATGACAGAGCAGCCGATAGCCCCGTTGAGCAAGGAGGAGGTCCAGGAGCGGGCGCTCGCCTATTTCCAGGGCGATGACCTGGCGGCCAGCACATGGGCCAACAAGTACGCGCTCCGCGACCCGGAGGGCCGGTTCCTGGAGGCCACGCCGGCGGATATGCACCGACGCATGGCCAGGGAGTTCGCGCGCATCGAAGCCGCCTACGGAGCGGTTCCAGCCGCCAAGCGCGGCCTGCTCTCCGCCTATGGGCAGCGGCGCCACCGGCTCGATGAGGACCGCATCTTCCGCCTCTTCGATGGATTCGGCGACGTGGTCCCCCAAGGCAGCGTCATGGCCTCCTTGGGCGACCCCTACCGGCTGGCCTCACTCAGCAACTGCGTCGTAGTCCCATCGCCGCTCGACAGCTACGGGGGGATCTTCCGCAACGACCAGCAGCTGGCGCAGCTCTTCAAGCGGCGCTGCGGCGTCGGGTTCGACCTGAGCACCCTGCGCCCCGAGGGCGCCGTGGTGAGCAACGCGGCCCGCACGAGCACGGGCGCGGTGAGCTTCATGGAGCGCTTCAGCAACACCACCCGGGAAGTGGCGCAGAAGGGCAGGAGAGGGGCGCTCATGCTCACCATGGACATCGCGCATCCGGATGTGGAGCGCTTCATCACCATCAAGCAGGACCTCAGCAAGGTGACCGGCGCGAACATCAGCGTGCGGGTCAGCGATGAGTTCCTCCGGGCGGTCGAGGCCGATGGGGAGTTCGCGCTGCGGTGGCCGATCGATGCAGCTGTGCCGTCGGTCACCCGCACGGTGAAGGCGCGCGACCTGTGGGCCACGCTCATCCAATGCGCGCACCGCACGGCTGAGCCCGGAATCATCCTCTGGGACCGCCAGCACCGGTACTCCACCAGTTCAGTGTATCCGGGGTTCCGCAATGAGAGCACGAATCCGTGCAGCGAGATCGCCATGCAGGGCGGCGACAGCTGCCGGCTCATGGCCATCAACCTCTACAGCTTCGTCAACGACCCCTTCACGGTGCGCGCCTGGTTCGACCACGAGCGCTTCGCCGCAGTCGCCTACGAGGCGCAGCGGCTGATGGATGACCTGGTGGACCTGGAGCTGGAGGCCGTGGACCGCATCCTGGCCAAAGTGGAGAGCGACCCCGAGCCCGATGATGTGAAGCGCGTAGAGCGCGAGACCTGGCAGCTGCTGCGGGAGACAGGGCGCAAGGGGCGTCGGACCGGGCTTGGCTTCACGGGGCTGGCCGATGCATTGGCGGCGCTCAACCTGAAGTACGACAGCGACGCGGCCATCGAGGCCGCGGAGGACATCATGCGTACCAAATGCCGCGCGGAGTTCGACAGCAGCATCGATATGGCCATCGAGCGGGGCGCCTTCGAGGGCTTCGATCCCGCCATCGAGCGCACCTCGGAGTTCGTCGGCATGCTGGAGCGTGAACTGCCGGAGGTGCATGACCGCATGATGCGGCACGGCAGGCGGAACATCAGCCTGAGCACGGTGGCGCCCACGGGCACGCTGAGCCTGCTCACGCGCACCAGCAGCGGGATCGAGCCGGTGTACATGCTGGGCTATACGCGGCGCCGCAAGGTGGTGCCGGGCGATCCCAAGGCCAAGGTGAGCTTCACCGATGCGCTCGGGGACCAGTGGGAGGAGTTCACGGTGCACCACCCTCGGCTGCTGGACTGGATGAAGGCGACCGGAAGGACCGATGGAAAGGAGAGCCCTTACGCCGGAGCCACGGCGAACGACATCGACTGGCACAGGCGCGTGAGGATGCAGGCCGTGGTGCAGAAGTACACCACGCATTCCATCAGCAGCACCATCAACCTGCCTTCAACGGCGACGGTGGAGGAGGTGGGCGGCATCTACCTGGAGGCCTGGCATCAAGGATTGAAGGGCATCACGGTGTACAGGGATGGCAGCCGGAGCGGTGTCCTCGTCTCCACCGATGAGAAGAAGGACGAGGCGCACCAGCCGGTGAAGCGCCCCGAGCGCCTCGAGGCCGATGTGCTGCGCTTCCATAACGAGACCGAGCCGTGGATCGCCGTGGTGGGGCTCCTTGACGGCAAGCCCTACGAGATATTCACGGGCAAGGCGAATGGCGGGTTCGAGCTGCCCAAATGGGTGAGCCGCGGATGGGTGGTGAAACGCCGCGACCCCAAGCGCGACAAGAGCATCTACGACTTGGAGTACGCCGATGCGGACGATTACAGGGTCACGGTGCAGGGCTTGAGCCGGACCTTCAATCCGGAGTTCTGGAACTACGCCATCCTCATCAGCGGCATGCTGCGGCAGGGGATGCCGTTGCCCCAGGTGGTGGACGTGGTGGCCAATCTCCATCTCTATGATGCCACGCTGAACACCTGGAAGAACGGGGTGGTGAGGGCGCTGCAGCGCTACATCCCCGATGGCACGCAGGCAAAGGGGCGGACCTGTCCGGATTGCGGCGACACGGAGGGGCTCTACTACGAGGAGGGCTGCCTGAAGTGCCGGAGCTGCGGGAGCACGAAGTGCGGATAG
- a CDS encoding cytochrome c — MWKRHVLIGLLVAYGAGSWFAYQGSGRSDIAGAEVRSGMRVWQESNCVGCHQLYGLGGYMGPDLTNAHGDQGPERIRTFVRYGTGRMPAHDLDDRELDDLVAFLAWVDRSGRSRVPAEAVHWTGTYILEPR, encoded by the coding sequence ATGTGGAAGCGTCATGTCCTCATCGGTCTGCTCGTCGCCTATGGCGCCGGGTCATGGTTCGCCTACCAGGGCAGCGGGCGGAGCGACATCGCTGGCGCGGAGGTCCGGTCCGGGATGCGGGTGTGGCAGGAGAGCAACTGCGTGGGCTGCCACCAGCTCTACGGGCTCGGTGGATACATGGGCCCGGACCTTACCAATGCGCACGGCGACCAAGGCCCCGAGCGCATACGGACCTTCGTCCGCTACGGCACCGGGCGAATGCCGGCGCATGACCTCGATGACCGTGAGCTGGATGACCTGGTCGCCTTCCTGGCCTGGGTGGACCGGTCGGGCCGCAGCCGCGTCCCGGCTGAGGCGGTGCATTGGACGGGCACCTATATCCTGGAGCCGCGATGA
- a CDS encoding cbb3-type cytochrome c oxidase subunit I, protein MTGVVRWHVTLALAMLLVALVLGVVAALAYLSPEAAAVLPFQQLRPMHVSAALFWIITGASAVVMRFKDDAFGAARSTALHTAFLVVWSVSLVLVFGSYGAMRFGGREYWEFPPVIALPLLGAWLLLLLDYMRSWYRRDSDPPLYVWMWTTGVVFFLITFVEQNLWQIPWFRENYMRELIVQWKSNGAMVGAWNQMIYGTALYLMVRISGDEGLARGPRAFAFWFLGLSNLMFNWGHHLYNAPTASWIRHLAYGISMAEWVLLIGIVRGFRAKLAERGRFGHRVAYRFLFAAEVWVFLNLFLALLMSIPAINRYTHGTHITVAHAMGATIGINTMILLGALAHLLHAGVRGVGERWIDLGRRLAMGSLLIFWLALLATGAIKGWRSTALGITDHQALMQPLQPLLIAFAVAGVGVMTGLGAVAVALLRAAWSPRLLQSAQHEPLVQGAARTGESRP, encoded by the coding sequence ATGACGGGCGTTGTCCGCTGGCATGTCACGCTCGCCCTGGCGATGCTCCTTGTGGCGCTCGTGCTCGGGGTGGTGGCCGCGCTCGCTTACCTGTCGCCTGAGGCGGCTGCTGTGCTGCCGTTCCAGCAATTACGGCCGATGCATGTGTCAGCGGCGCTGTTCTGGATCATCACCGGTGCGTCAGCCGTGGTGATGCGCTTCAAGGACGATGCTTTCGGAGCTGCGCGGTCCACGGCACTGCACACGGCCTTCCTGGTCGTCTGGTCGGTGTCGCTCGTGCTGGTCTTCGGCTCCTACGGCGCCATGCGCTTCGGCGGGCGCGAGTACTGGGAGTTCCCGCCGGTGATCGCTCTCCCGCTCCTGGGGGCCTGGCTGTTGCTGCTCCTGGACTACATGCGGAGCTGGTACCGACGTGATTCCGATCCGCCGCTCTACGTATGGATGTGGACCACGGGAGTGGTGTTCTTCCTAATCACCTTCGTGGAGCAGAATCTCTGGCAGATCCCCTGGTTCAGGGAGAATTACATGCGTGAGCTCATCGTGCAATGGAAGTCCAACGGCGCCATGGTGGGCGCCTGGAACCAGATGATCTACGGCACGGCGCTCTACCTGATGGTGCGCATCAGCGGGGATGAGGGCCTGGCGCGTGGCCCGCGGGCCTTCGCCTTCTGGTTCCTCGGTCTCTCGAACCTCATGTTCAACTGGGGCCATCATCTCTACAACGCGCCCACGGCCTCGTGGATACGACACCTGGCCTATGGGATCAGCATGGCGGAATGGGTCCTGCTCATCGGCATCGTGCGGGGGTTCCGCGCCAAGCTGGCCGAGCGCGGCCGCTTTGGGCACCGGGTCGCCTATCGCTTCCTGTTCGCGGCGGAGGTGTGGGTGTTCCTCAACCTCTTCCTCGCGCTCCTCATGTCGATTCCCGCGATCAACCGCTACACGCACGGCACGCACATCACTGTGGCGCATGCCATGGGAGCGACCATCGGCATCAATACCATGATCCTGCTGGGCGCGCTGGCCCACCTGCTGCATGCCGGCGTCAGAGGGGTTGGGGAGCGATGGATCGACCTCGGACGCCGGTTGGCCATGGGCAGCCTGCTCATCTTCTGGCTGGCGCTGCTCGCGACAGGGGCCATCAAGGGCTGGCGATCCACGGCGTTGGGCATCACCGATCACCAAGCGCTGATGCAGCCGCTGCAGCCGCTGCTCATTGCCTTCGCCGTGGCGGGTGTGGGCGTGATGACCGGCTTGGGTGCCGTGGCCGTGGCCTTGCTCCGCGCGGCCTGGTCGCCACGCCTCCTCCAGAGCGCTCAGCATGAACCCCTCGTGCAGGGGGCGGCCCGCACAGGGGAATCAAGGCCATGA
- the nadA gene encoding quinolinate synthase NadA, with amino-acid sequence MEATAVPARVAAEPDRALSAEIIRLKRERNAVILAHYYQTPEIQELADFVGDSLSLAQAADRARAEVILFCGVHFMAETAKILNPGRTVLVPDLAAGCSLADGAPAEAFAQFLDSHPDHLVVSYINCSAAVKAMSDIICTSSNAVRVVNSLPADRPVIFAPDKHLGAYVQRITGRRMLLWDGSCEVHEAISADKLRLLMGKHPEAKLIAHPECPHDILAEADHVGSTASMLDFVRRDGGHAYIVATEAGILHGMRKTVPGKLLIPAPVFAENTCACSECPYMKLNTVRKMRDALLGLRPEVILPEAVRVGAERALRRMLALG; translated from the coding sequence ATGGAAGCCACTGCCGTTCCCGCAAGGGTCGCCGCTGAGCCCGACAGGGCCCTCAGTGCAGAGATCATCAGGCTGAAGCGCGAGCGCAACGCGGTGATCCTTGCGCACTACTACCAGACCCCGGAGATCCAGGAGCTCGCGGATTTCGTCGGCGATAGCCTTTCGCTGGCGCAGGCTGCCGACCGCGCTCGCGCCGAGGTCATCCTGTTCTGCGGCGTCCACTTCATGGCCGAGACGGCCAAGATCCTCAATCCTGGGCGGACGGTCCTGGTCCCTGACCTCGCCGCAGGATGCTCCCTGGCCGATGGCGCCCCTGCAGAGGCCTTCGCGCAGTTCCTTGACAGTCACCCCGATCATCTGGTGGTGAGCTACATCAATTGCAGCGCAGCCGTGAAGGCGATGAGCGACATCATCTGCACCAGCAGCAACGCGGTGCGCGTGGTGAACAGCCTGCCGGCGGACCGCCCTGTCATCTTCGCGCCGGACAAGCACCTGGGCGCCTATGTGCAGCGCATCACCGGCAGGCGCATGCTGCTCTGGGACGGAAGCTGCGAGGTGCACGAGGCCATCAGCGCCGACAAGCTGAGGCTGCTGATGGGAAAGCACCCTGAGGCCAAGCTCATCGCTCACCCGGAGTGCCCGCATGACATCCTCGCCGAGGCGGATCACGTGGGTTCGACCGCCTCGATGCTCGACTTCGTGCGGCGAGACGGGGGGCACGCCTACATCGTGGCCACGGAGGCGGGCATCCTTCATGGCATGCGAAAGACTGTGCCAGGCAAGTTGCTGATACCGGCACCGGTCTTCGCGGAGAACACCTGCGCCTGCAGCGAATGCCCCTACATGAAGCTGAATACGGTGCGGAAGATGCGCGATGCGCTGCTCGGATTGCGTCCGGAGGTGATATTGCCGGAAGCCGTCAGGGTCGGAGCTGAGCGGGCCTTGCGCCGGATGCTCGCGCTGGGATGA
- the nadB gene encoding L-aspartate oxidase translates to MRPREVIVVGGGIAGMACAARLALTAGHGGMSIVMLTKAPVQGSSSYAAQGGVAAVMDGGDSFERHIGDTLRVGEGRNDRRIVELVVRQAPAVIRELLAQGARFDADADGHLLLAREGGHSAARVVHHLDRTGEEIVRVLRRQVRDEPSVTLMEGQRVVDLLVREGDERRCIGVRAIDLATGDMHDRFADAVVLATGGIGQVFMHTTNPPDATGDGIAMAVRAGVPVRDMAFVQFHPTALHTGAQGQVPLISEAVRGAGARLLRHDGRPLMDGVHPSGDLAPRNVVARAIQEEMRRSGLPYALLDAGPIGTARFMREFPAIDRDCRRIGLVPGRDPLPVMPAAHYLCGGIATDDSGRTALSGLYALGECAGTGLHGADRLASNSLLEALVMPRRAADAIREAPHCEGGSLPRRQWPSKLSRSAPTGALRAISALRHAMSMHAGTLRDPEGLAMAMRMVARCERALGPMWVRRRWSLELINLRDLAAVARAVLEGALAEPVSAGTHHLVDRKPVEL, encoded by the coding sequence ATGAGACCGAGGGAGGTGATCGTGGTGGGGGGCGGGATCGCAGGCATGGCTTGCGCGGCCCGACTGGCACTGACGGCCGGGCATGGCGGTATGTCCATCGTGATGCTCACCAAGGCACCGGTCCAGGGTAGCAGCTCCTACGCCGCTCAAGGGGGGGTGGCGGCCGTGATGGACGGGGGGGACAGCTTCGAGCGGCATATCGGGGATACCCTCCGGGTGGGTGAGGGGCGGAATGACCGGAGGATCGTGGAGCTCGTGGTTCGCCAGGCGCCGGCGGTGATCAGGGAATTGCTCGCCCAAGGGGCGCGCTTCGATGCCGATGCCGATGGCCACCTGCTTCTGGCGCGGGAGGGTGGGCACAGCGCTGCCCGCGTGGTGCATCATCTCGACCGCACCGGTGAGGAGATCGTAAGGGTGCTGCGCCGTCAAGTGCGCGATGAGCCTTCAGTCACGTTGATGGAAGGGCAGCGCGTGGTCGACCTCCTGGTGAGGGAGGGCGACGAGAGGCGGTGCATCGGTGTGCGCGCCATCGACCTGGCCACGGGCGACATGCACGACCGGTTCGCTGATGCGGTGGTGCTGGCCACCGGAGGGATCGGACAGGTCTTCATGCACACAACCAATCCGCCGGATGCAACGGGTGATGGCATCGCGATGGCGGTGCGCGCCGGCGTCCCGGTGCGCGACATGGCCTTCGTCCAGTTCCACCCCACTGCGCTGCACACCGGTGCGCAGGGTCAGGTGCCGCTCATCAGCGAAGCGGTGCGGGGTGCGGGCGCACGCCTGCTGCGCCACGATGGCCGGCCGCTGATGGATGGCGTGCATCCATCTGGCGACCTTGCGCCGCGCAATGTGGTGGCCCGCGCGATACAGGAGGAGATGAGGCGATCGGGATTGCCGTATGCACTGCTCGATGCCGGTCCCATCGGCACCGCCCGCTTCATGCGGGAGTTCCCTGCCATCGACCGCGATTGCCGACGGATCGGCCTGGTGCCCGGGCGCGATCCGCTTCCGGTGATGCCGGCAGCGCATTACCTCTGCGGCGGCATCGCCACCGACGACAGCGGGCGTACCGCCCTGAGCGGGCTCTACGCACTGGGGGAATGCGCTGGCACCGGACTGCATGGTGCGGATCGCCTGGCGTCGAATTCGCTGCTCGAAGCGCTCGTGATGCCGCGCCGCGCCGCCGATGCCATCCGTGAAGCACCGCATTGCGAGGGAGGCTCGCTGCCACGGCGCCAATGGCCATCGAAGCTGTCGAGGTCGGCGCCAACGGGCGCACTGCGCGCCATTTCCGCGCTGCGTCATGCCATGTCCATGCATGCCGGCACGTTGCGCGATCCCGAGGGGCTGGCGATGGCCATGCGGATGGTGGCCAGGTGCGAGCGTGCCTTGGGGCCGATGTGGGTGCGCCGACGCTGGTCGCTGGAGCTCATCAATCTGCGGGATTTGGCCGCAGTGGCTCGAGCGGTGCTCGAAGGAGCCCTGGCAGAGCCTGTCAGCGCAGGCACCCATCACCTGGTGGACCGGAAGCCCGTTGAGCTGTGA
- a CDS encoding tyrosine phenol-lyase — protein MHKTSWAEPFKIKMVEPLFMTTREQRVKAIEEAGYNTFLLPSELVYIDLLTDSGTSAMSDRQWAGLMLGDEAYAGSRNYYHLEEAVKKFYGYKYLVPTHQGRGAENILSQILIKPGDIVPGNMYFTTTKLHQELAGGTFVDIIVDEAHDPRSTFPFKGNVDLAKLQRVIDEHGAKKIPYVSIATTVNMAGGQPISLANLKALRELTAKHGIRIIHDMTRVAENAYMIKLLEPGQADRSVAEIVREICALTDGATMSAKKDALVNIGGFMATNEWDVFEEARNRVVIYEGLHTYGGLAGRDMEAMAIGIAESVQDDHIRARVGQVFYLGQKLIDMGIPIVRPVGTHGIFLDAKAFLPHLQQTAFPAQALAAELYIDSGVRAMERGIVSAGRDKTTGDHCYPELELVRLTIPRRVYTQAHMDVVAESVQRVYERRDRITGLRMTYEPKYLRFFQARFEPLGA, from the coding sequence ATGCACAAGACATCCTGGGCCGAGCCCTTCAAGATCAAGATGGTCGAACCGCTGTTCATGACCACGCGTGAGCAGCGCGTGAAGGCCATTGAGGAAGCGGGCTACAACACCTTCCTGCTGCCCTCCGAGCTGGTCTACATCGACCTGCTCACGGACAGCGGCACCAGCGCCATGAGCGACCGCCAATGGGCAGGGCTCATGCTCGGCGATGAGGCCTATGCCGGCAGCCGCAACTACTACCACCTGGAGGAGGCGGTGAAGAAGTTCTACGGCTACAAATACCTCGTGCCCACCCACCAGGGACGCGGCGCCGAGAACATCCTCTCGCAGATCCTGATCAAGCCCGGCGACATCGTGCCCGGCAACATGTACTTCACCACCACCAAGCTCCACCAGGAGCTGGCGGGCGGCACCTTCGTGGACATCATCGTGGACGAGGCGCACGATCCGCGGAGCACCTTCCCCTTCAAGGGCAACGTGGACCTCGCCAAGCTGCAGCGCGTCATCGACGAGCACGGCGCGAAAAAGATCCCCTACGTCTCCATCGCCACCACGGTGAACATGGCCGGCGGGCAACCCATCTCCCTGGCCAACCTGAAGGCCCTGCGGGAGCTGACCGCGAAGCACGGCATCCGCATCATCCACGACATGACGCGCGTGGCCGAGAACGCGTACATGATCAAGCTGCTGGAGCCGGGACAGGCCGATCGCAGCGTGGCGGAGATCGTGCGGGAGATCTGCGCGCTCACCGACGGCGCCACCATGAGCGCCAAGAAGGACGCGCTGGTGAACATCGGCGGCTTCATGGCCACCAATGAGTGGGATGTGTTCGAGGAGGCGCGGAATAGGGTGGTGATCTACGAAGGACTGCACACCTACGGCGGGCTGGCCGGACGGGACATGGAGGCCATGGCCATCGGCATTGCCGAAAGCGTGCAGGACGACCACATCCGCGCGCGGGTGGGGCAGGTGTTCTACCTCGGGCAGAAGCTCATCGACATGGGCATCCCCATCGTACGGCCCGTGGGCACGCACGGCATCTTCCTGGATGCAAAGGCCTTCCTGCCGCACCTGCAGCAGACCGCCTTCCCCGCGCAGGCACTGGCCGCCGAGCTATACATCGACAGTGGGGTGCGCGCCATGGAGCGCGGCATCGTGAGCGCCGGCCGCGACAAGACCACCGGCGATCACTGCTACCCCGAGCTGGAGCTGGTGCGCCTCACCATCCCGCGTCGCGTGTACACGCAGGCCCACATGGACGTGGTGGCCGAGAGCGTGCAACGCGTGTATGAGCGCCGCGACCGCATCACCGGCCTGCGGATGACCTACGAGCCGAAGTACCTGCGCTTCTTCCAAGCGCGGTTCGAGCCGCTGGGGGCGTAG
- a CDS encoding DUF2024 family protein, which translates to MRTTLLLTGLLLWSGLHAQQRTNMNDNARTAEVAVWDTYVTRKDGRVMHFDIIAPSSQRDTAVIHGYGRAYLESKGQGGQSLTSKECRFCHVRALPPQWEADIRRQGYFILEMENCD; encoded by the coding sequence ATGCGCACGACCCTCCTCCTGACCGGCCTTCTTTTGTGGAGCGGCCTGCATGCCCAACAACGCACGAACATGAACGACAACGCGAGAACGGCCGAAGTGGCCGTATGGGACACCTATGTCACCCGCAAGGACGGCCGGGTGATGCACTTCGACATCATCGCACCCAGTAGCCAGCGCGACACGGCCGTGATCCACGGCTACGGACGGGCGTACCTGGAAAGCAAGGGACAGGGCGGACAGTCGCTCACGTCGAAGGAGTGCCGCTTCTGCCACGTGCGTGCACTGCCCCCCCAATGGGAGGCCGACATCCGCCGCCAGGGCTATTTCATCCTGGAGATGGAGAACTGCGACTGA